The Siansivirga zeaxanthinifaciens CC-SAMT-1 region TTTAAGTTCTGAATGGTACCTATACTTGTATTGTATTTTTTAGAGATGGAATATAAAGTTTCTCCTTTTTCTACAACATGTTTAAGTTGTTTTATTGGTTGCTTTTCGGCTTTCTCTAATGTGACTGCAACCTGATTTGCATTTGATTTTTTTACCTTTAATTCTTGTCCAACATTTATAGAAGTACCCGATAAATTATTTAACTTTTGAAGTGCTTCAACAGATAAATTATACAGTTTAGAAATACCGTATAAGGTTTCACCTTTATCAACAATATGTATGGAAGCATCTGGAATGTATTGTTCCTCCTTTTCGGTTGCTACTTCTTCAGAATCATCAAAATAATCTTCTGTGTTTTTATAAGTTCGCTTTAATACCTCTTTGTCAAATTCGTGAAGTTTGTAGCGTTCGATTAAGCTGATAAGTTTTTCAGGATATTTTTTATCGGTTGCATAACCCGCAGCTTTTAAACCTCTGGCCCAAGCTTTGTAATCGCCTTTTTTTAATTTGAATAAATTAGCATAACGCTTTCTTTCTGATAAAAACAACGAATGGTCTCTAAACGAATACTTTGCATCAATATATTTCCTAAAACATTCTTGAGCTGCATCGTCGTCATGATAAATTTTATCGCCAGTCCAATCGTGACATTTAATTCCGAAATGGTTATTCGCCTCGGTTGCTAATCGTCCATTGCCCGAACCAGACTCTAAGATACCCTGTGCCAAGGTAATACTGGCAGGAATATAATACAATTGCATTTCGGTTTTTGCAATATCCTTATAATCATCTATATACTTTTCTGTGGCACTTGCATAAACTTTTGTAACAACAGGAAGCTCTTTCAACGTTTTGCTATCGTTTGGCTTGCTCTCTACTTTTTTTACAACGCGCTCGGTTTTTGATTTTGATTTTTTGGAGGTTACTGCTTTTTTAGATTTACAGCTAAATGTAAAAAGCACCACACATAAGAGTATCCAAAATTTATTCATTATACTAGTTTATTGTTTGTAAATTTTTCTTTTTTAGTAGGACATTCATACCTTTAATTCCTTGTAAACCGCCTGTATGAATGGCCAAAATTTTAGAGTGCTTCGGAAAAAATCCTTTTTCTATTAAATAACATATACCAAACATCATTTTTCCTGTGTACACCGGATCTAAAGGCACATTAAAATCGCTTTTGAAGCGGTTTATAAATGAAATTAATTCAGAATTCACCTTGGCATAACCCCCAAAATGATAATCGGTAATTAACTGCCAATTAGATTTGGTTACAAATTTACTAATATCCTTGCTTAAAAAATCGCCTTTTAACGCAGGAAAACCTAAAATTTGTTGCTGCTCGCCAGAACTGTTTATTATTCCCGAAATTGTACCGCCCGTTCCAACGGCTGTACAAACAAAATCGAAGTGTTCTTTATCGTTTTTGGTTAAAATTTCCTCACAGCCTTGAATGGCTAAAGCATTTGTTCCGCCCTCTGGTATCAAATAAAAATCACCAAATGCATGCTTTAAATCATCTAAAAATCCAGAAGTAGTTTTTAACTTATAATCGGTTCTGGAAACAAACCTAAACTCCATGCCACATTGCTTTGCAAACCATAAGGTTGGATTATTATGTATTTGAGATTCTAATTCGTCGCCTCTAATAATCCCAATGGTTTTAAAACCATATAATTGCCCTACCGACGCCACAGCTGCTATATGATTAGAAAAAGCACCACCAAACGTTAATAAGGTTTTTTTATCTTCTTTTTGAGCTTCAAGAATATTATACTTTAATTTTCTGTATTTATTGCCCGAAACAAAATCATGTATAGCATCTTCACGCTTTAAAACCAACTCTAAATTCCATGTATTAGGAATATCAATGGTTACATTTTTTATATTTTCGAGGTTAAAATTCATGGTTGCGAAGATACTTTAAAAATCTCCAAAAGCCTCTGTGTTTTAAATATTCTAAATCCATTTCGTGCGTATAGGCTTCACGCTCGAAAGAGATATTTTTATACGCCAAATGCCAGTTTCTATATGTATAAAGCTTTATTAAAAACTCCAAACCATACCAAACATAAAAAGGAAACACCAAAAGTTCTATCTGTTGTTGTAAATGAATTTTTTCATGATTTACAAAAACACGATTCTTAGATAATTGTTTATCATTTACAAAAATAAACGGAAAAATAGCCATTCCAGAATAGCCTTTCGGGACCAAATATTTAGAAAATAAAATCATGATTTAGTGCTTTCAAAAATCATCCCAAAATACATTATCTTTGTATTTATATGAAAAAAATAATACCCGTAGAAGCAGGCGATTTTTATTTAACCCCAGAAGGCTACCGATGTTTTACAGAACAATACCACTTAAAAAGAGGCTATTGTTGCGAAAGTGGTTGCAGACATTGCCCTTATGGTTTCAATAAAAAAACAAATGCCATAAAAAAGAAAACATCATCTTAACAAACTTTTAGATAGTATTGGTATGATTATTGTTGATTTATAATTGATTAACTAATTTAAAAAGCGCTATGAAAAAAATACTAAAATTTTTGCCGCTACTTGCCTTACTTGTTATTGTTTCGTCATGCTCGTCTGTAAGAGTAGCAACCGATTACGA contains the following coding sequences:
- a CDS encoding DUF5522 domain-containing protein, with protein sequence MKKIIPVEAGDFYLTPEGYRCFTEQYHLKRGYCCESGCRHCPYGFNKKTNAIKKKTSS
- a CDS encoding glucosaminidase domain-containing protein; this encodes MNKFWILLCVVLFTFSCKSKKAVTSKKSKSKTERVVKKVESKPNDSKTLKELPVVTKVYASATEKYIDDYKDIAKTEMQLYYIPASITLAQGILESGSGNGRLATEANNHFGIKCHDWTGDKIYHDDDAAQECFRKYIDAKYSFRDHSLFLSERKRYANLFKLKKGDYKAWARGLKAAGYATDKKYPEKLISLIERYKLHEFDKEVLKRTYKNTEDYFDDSEEVATEKEEQYIPDASIHIVDKGETLYGISKLYNLSVEALQKLNNLSGTSINVGQELKVKKSNANQVAVTLEKAEKQPIKQLKHVVEKGETLYSISKKYNTSIGTIQNLNNLNDTNLSIGQELVIK
- a CDS encoding 1-aminocyclopropane-1-carboxylate deaminase/D-cysteine desulfhydrase produces the protein MNFNLENIKNVTIDIPNTWNLELVLKREDAIHDFVSGNKYRKLKYNILEAQKEDKKTLLTFGGAFSNHIAAVASVGQLYGFKTIGIIRGDELESQIHNNPTLWFAKQCGMEFRFVSRTDYKLKTTSGFLDDLKHAFGDFYLIPEGGTNALAIQGCEEILTKNDKEHFDFVCTAVGTGGTISGIINSSGEQQQILGFPALKGDFLSKDISKFVTKSNWQLITDYHFGGYAKVNSELISFINRFKSDFNVPLDPVYTGKMMFGICYLIEKGFFPKHSKILAIHTGGLQGIKGMNVLLKKKNLQTIN